One Brachybacterium aquaticum genomic region harbors:
- a CDS encoding type B 50S ribosomal protein L31, producing the protein MKQGIHPDYRPVVFRDASADFSFLTRSTAVSERTITWTDGHEYPVIDVEVSSASHPFYTGQAKVLDTAGRVERFRRRYGNRSAS; encoded by the coding sequence ATGAAGCAGGGCATCCACCCCGACTACCGCCCCGTCGTGTTCCGCGACGCGAGCGCCGACTTCTCTTTCCTCACCCGCTCCACCGCCGTCTCGGAGCGCACCATCACCTGGACCGACGGCCACGAGTACCCGGTGATCGACGTGGAGGTCTCCTCCGCCTCGCACCCCTTCTACACGGGTCAGGCGAAGGTCCTGGACACCGCCGGGCGCGTGGAGCGGTTCCGCCGCCGCTACGGGAACCGGAGCGCGTCGTGA
- the rpmJ gene encoding 50S ribosomal protein L36 — MTVRASLRSLAAKPSAQVVRRRGRVYVINKVKPRFKGRQG, encoded by the coding sequence GTGACGGTCCGCGCCTCGCTCCGCTCCCTCGCCGCGAAGCCGAGTGCTCAGGTGGTGCGCCGGCGCGGGAGAGTGTACGTGATCAACAAGGTGAAGCCGCGGTTCAAGGGGCGGCAGGGCTGA
- a CDS encoding FAD-dependent monooxygenase: MTAADPASSPVDRMASPTGAAGSGISTGSTAPTSRPLPRTVDVLVVGAGPTGLMAGLVAHRRGLSTLVVDGKSGPTRESRAIVVQARSMEILDQLALADPVLEGAQLAGRIRIRQGAAPIAADFGDAQRGWTPFPGARIFEQSRTEALLSETLAAEGAPVAYGHELRSFTADPDAHDGVDAVLSGPDGEVRVRTRWLIGADGASSPVRHQLGLTFDGVTDDATFCVADLHGVEGAAADALSARLGREKFAILFPLGEGGHARLIWLHGGDRPDQEEALAGVREDLGIRYERVDWFSSYRVHHRLASRFRVGPVLLAGDAAHVHSPVGGQGMNTGLQDAHHLVNLLADIASGLRDPAQIDRYEAERRPVAVTLVRSVDRAFGAVARPGRGTGFVRRRVRDVAGLIIPRVLRSPAGPRLAGLLGQYRIHYHPVPEGQEEPRWARDPAVGRRLRPTAENTAALRRMTWQLHTYGGGCVTSAAATSPSARPGEVGEAAVPTALRPQVTAAIEGPLAFPADPLGEMRPDRLYLVRPDGFVAAAWPLHAGAAASADVSEALAAYGFAPSAD; this comes from the coding sequence ATGACCGCCGCTGATCCCGCCTCCTCCCCTGTCGACCGCATGGCATCCCCCACCGGCGCCGCCGGCTCCGGCATCAGCACGGGCAGCACCGCCCCGACCTCCCGCCCCCTCCCCCGCACTGTCGACGTGCTGGTGGTCGGTGCCGGACCCACCGGCCTGATGGCGGGTCTGGTCGCGCACCGCCGCGGCCTGTCCACCCTGGTCGTGGACGGGAAGTCCGGCCCCACCCGGGAGTCGCGCGCGATCGTGGTGCAGGCGCGGTCGATGGAGATCCTGGACCAGCTCGCGCTCGCCGACCCGGTACTCGAGGGAGCGCAGCTCGCCGGACGGATCCGGATCCGGCAGGGTGCCGCGCCGATCGCGGCAGACTTCGGTGATGCGCAGCGCGGCTGGACCCCGTTCCCCGGTGCGCGGATCTTCGAGCAGAGCCGCACCGAGGCCCTGCTCTCCGAAACCCTCGCCGCGGAGGGTGCACCGGTCGCCTACGGCCATGAGCTGCGCTCCTTCACCGCCGACCCGGACGCCCACGACGGCGTCGACGCCGTCCTCTCCGGACCGGATGGCGAGGTGCGGGTGCGGACCCGCTGGCTGATCGGGGCCGACGGGGCGAGCTCCCCCGTCCGCCACCAGCTCGGCCTCACCTTCGACGGAGTCACCGACGACGCGACCTTCTGCGTCGCGGATCTGCACGGCGTCGAGGGCGCTGCGGCCGATGCGCTCTCGGCCCGGTTAGGACGGGAGAAGTTCGCGATCCTGTTCCCACTCGGCGAGGGCGGGCACGCGCGACTGATCTGGCTGCACGGCGGGGACCGTCCCGATCAGGAGGAAGCGCTCGCGGGCGTGCGCGAGGACCTGGGGATCCGCTACGAGCGGGTGGACTGGTTCTCGTCCTACCGGGTCCACCACCGCCTGGCCTCCCGGTTCCGGGTGGGGCCGGTGCTGCTCGCGGGCGACGCCGCGCACGTGCACTCCCCGGTCGGCGGCCAGGGCATGAACACCGGCCTGCAGGACGCCCACCACCTCGTGAACCTGCTGGCCGACATCGCGAGCGGACTGCGGGACCCCGCCCAGATCGACCGCTATGAGGCCGAGCGCCGCCCGGTGGCCGTGACGCTCGTGCGCTCGGTCGACCGGGCGTTCGGTGCGGTTGCCAGGCCAGGGCGCGGCACCGGCTTCGTCCGCCGACGGGTGCGGGACGTGGCCGGGCTGATCATCCCGCGGGTACTGCGCTCCCCCGCCGGGCCGCGGCTCGCCGGGCTGCTCGGCCAGTACCGGATCCACTACCACCCGGTGCCCGAAGGGCAGGAGGAGCCTCGCTGGGCGCGGGATCCAGCGGTGGGCAGGCGGCTGCGGCCGACGGCGGAGAACACTGCGGCGCTGCGACGGATGACCTGGCAGCTGCACACCTACGGGGGTGGGTGCGTGACCAGCGCAGCGGCAACGTCACCGAGTGCGAGACCAGGAGAGGTGGGTGAGGCGGCCGTGCCCACCGCGTTGCGACCGCAGGTCACGGCGGCGATCGAGGGTCCGCTCGCCTTCCCGGCCGACCCGCTCGGCGAGATGCGCCCGGACCGGCTGTACCTGGTCCGGCCCGACGGGTTCGTCGCCGCGGCCTGGCCGCTGCACGCTGGCGCCGCTGCGTCGGCCGACGTCTCCGAGGCGCTGGCCGCCTACGGATTCGCACCGTCGGCCGACTGA
- a CDS encoding nitroreductase family protein: MTALDTTARNATSVPIAPLLAERWSPRGFTASHELSDEEARSLVEAVRWSPSFMNDQPWRVALARRGTALFGGIVQTLAGFNQTWMPAVSAIAVLVTETERDGEAVPYAEYDAGQAAAHLSIQAAHLGLWAHQAAGFDQAEMSELLGLSAAQKPLTVIAIGEHADTDEVPEKIRERDARPRERRSVDEILLAPIA, encoded by the coding sequence GTGACCGCTCTGGACACCACTGCCCGCAATGCCACCAGCGTGCCGATCGCGCCCCTGCTCGCCGAGCGCTGGAGCCCTCGCGGCTTCACCGCCTCCCACGAGCTGAGCGACGAGGAGGCTCGCAGCCTCGTCGAGGCCGTGCGCTGGTCCCCGTCCTTCATGAACGACCAGCCCTGGCGCGTGGCCCTCGCCCGACGCGGCACCGCCCTGTTCGGCGGGATCGTCCAGACCCTCGCCGGCTTCAACCAGACCTGGATGCCGGCTGTCTCGGCGATCGCCGTGCTGGTCACCGAGACCGAGCGCGACGGCGAGGCCGTGCCCTACGCCGAGTACGACGCCGGTCAGGCCGCCGCCCACCTCTCGATCCAGGCCGCGCATCTGGGCCTGTGGGCCCATCAGGCCGCCGGCTTCGACCAGGCCGAGATGTCCGAGCTGCTCGGCCTCAGCGCTGCGCAGAAGCCGCTGACCGTCATCGCGATCGGCGAGCACGCGGACACCGACGAGGTGCCCGAGAAGATCCGCGAGCGCGACGCCCGCCCGCGCGAGCGCCGCTCGGTCGACGAGATCCTCCTCGCCCCGATCGCCTGA
- a CDS encoding Gfo/Idh/MocA family protein gives MSGLRIGVVGLGARGGLARHAHRPGEGSEVTVVADPSERAAVQASDWFGEDVATVGSVDELLAGHEVDAVMVLTPDHLHAEVALKTLGAGLATFCEKPMAISVEDADAMLELAMEKRARLYIGHNMRHMPVVRQMKAIVDSGRIGRVRAIWCRHFVGAGGDFYFKDWHAERAKAMSLLLQKGAHDIDVIHWLAGGFTRRVSGIGDLAVYGDITDRRDNSDRRMGDWFDPDIWPPTAQKELNPITDVEDISMLQMTLDNGVLASYQQCHFTPDYWRNYTVIGDAGRIENMGDGGGDQIHIWESRRSGPGRPDAVEVVARADGGHGGADPSLIGEFLRFARSGGATEVSAIAAREAVATGVSGAESIRAGGMPRDVPPVPEAVREYFDAGQPAEGVEPR, from the coding sequence GTGAGCGGCCTGCGGATCGGCGTCGTCGGCCTCGGTGCGCGCGGCGGCCTCGCCCGGCATGCTCATCGCCCCGGCGAGGGGTCGGAAGTCACCGTCGTCGCCGATCCCAGCGAGCGCGCGGCAGTGCAGGCGAGCGACTGGTTCGGGGAGGATGTCGCGACCGTCGGCTCGGTGGATGAGCTGCTGGCCGGGCACGAGGTCGACGCCGTCATGGTGCTCACCCCGGACCATCTCCATGCCGAGGTGGCGCTGAAGACCCTCGGCGCGGGCCTGGCCACCTTCTGCGAGAAGCCGATGGCGATCAGCGTCGAGGACGCGGACGCGATGCTCGAGCTCGCCATGGAGAAGCGTGCCCGGCTGTACATCGGCCACAACATGCGCCACATGCCGGTGGTCCGCCAGATGAAGGCGATCGTCGACTCCGGCCGCATCGGCCGGGTCCGCGCGATCTGGTGCCGCCACTTCGTGGGCGCCGGCGGCGACTTCTACTTCAAGGACTGGCATGCCGAGCGGGCGAAGGCTATGAGCCTGCTGCTCCAGAAGGGCGCCCACGACATCGACGTGATCCATTGGCTCGCCGGCGGCTTCACCCGGCGCGTCTCCGGGATCGGCGACCTCGCCGTCTACGGGGACATCACCGACCGCCGCGACAACTCCGACCGGCGCATGGGTGACTGGTTCGACCCCGACATCTGGCCGCCCACCGCGCAGAAGGAGCTGAACCCGATCACCGACGTCGAGGACATCTCCATGCTTCAGATGACCCTGGACAACGGCGTGCTCGCCTCCTACCAGCAGTGCCACTTCACCCCTGACTACTGGCGGAACTACACGGTGATCGGGGACGCCGGGCGGATCGAGAACATGGGCGACGGCGGTGGGGACCAGATCCACATCTGGGAGTCCCGCCGCTCCGGTCCCGGCAGGCCCGACGCGGTCGAGGTGGTCGCCCGGGCCGACGGCGGGCACGGCGGCGCCGATCCGAGCCTGATCGGCGAGTTCCTGCGCTTCGCCCGCTCCGGCGGCGCCACCGAGGTCTCCGCGATCGCCGCGAGGGAGGCGGTCGCGACCGGCGTGAGCGGCGCCGAGTCGATCCGCGCCGGTGGCATGCCGAGGGACGTCCCGCCGGTGCCGGAGGCGGTGCGGGAGTACTTCGACGCCGGCCAGCCCGCGGAAGGTGTCGAGCCCCGCTGA
- a CDS encoding glycoside hydrolase family 35 protein, whose translation MPALLQPTPDGFLRCGARHLIVSGAMHYFRIHPAQWRDRLRRLVALGCDTVETYVAWNVHQPAPGETTFEGIADLGRFLDLAAEEGLDAIVRPGPYICAEWENGGFPGWLLADRNLRLRHRDPAYLAAVDAWFDQLIPVIAERQASRGGNVVMVQVENEYGSYGDDAEYLAHLRDGLRARGIDELLVTSDGPARMWLTGGTVDGALATVNFGSRTAEVLEMAARELPGQPQMCMEFWNGWFDHWGEEHHARPADDAAGELATMLERGMSVNLYMAHGGTNFGLTAGANHNGSLQPTTTSYDYDAPIAENGALTGKFRAFREVIAAHRDLPPLEEHLAQLGLEAEPGTLPAGPVEIEKVVSLRDTPRFTRDAPVHPVPPAFEDLGLERGLLRLSRELEIARSSREDGPAIAPLKLYDLHDRAWVYVDGHYAGATGLDPAQAGVPHAERTDATDPAVLDLSPLADVLLPDGGHRTVRVEILVENLGRTNFGPRLGERKGILGGVWHTIRFHNDWQADPWPLEEMGEELAGLLAGGAPLGAAGDSVADGGAADGGVLDDALPVLVGAAFTADAPADTYLDVSGAGHGVAYVNGFCVGRYWNIGPQQTLYVPAPLVREGRNEVLLLDLERRPTGLALAEGHRFGRAGAVAGPVGAVTDAAGAVTDERDAGATATGGQA comes from the coding sequence ATGCCCGCTCTCCTCCAGCCCACCCCCGACGGCTTCCTCCGCTGCGGCGCGCGGCACCTGATCGTCTCCGGCGCGATGCACTACTTCCGCATCCACCCCGCGCAATGGCGGGACCGGCTGCGGCGCCTGGTCGCGCTCGGCTGCGACACCGTGGAGACCTACGTCGCCTGGAACGTGCACCAGCCCGCGCCGGGCGAGACGACCTTCGAGGGCATCGCCGACCTCGGCCGCTTCCTCGACCTCGCCGCCGAGGAGGGGCTCGATGCGATCGTGCGCCCCGGCCCGTACATCTGCGCCGAGTGGGAGAACGGCGGCTTCCCCGGCTGGCTGCTGGCCGACCGGAACCTGCGCCTGCGCCACCGCGACCCCGCCTACCTCGCCGCCGTCGACGCCTGGTTCGATCAGCTGATCCCCGTGATCGCCGAACGTCAGGCCTCCCGCGGCGGGAACGTGGTGATGGTCCAGGTCGAGAACGAGTACGGCAGCTACGGCGACGATGCTGAGTATCTCGCCCACCTGCGCGACGGTCTGCGCGCCCGTGGCATCGACGAGCTGCTGGTCACGTCCGACGGGCCCGCCCGCATGTGGCTCACCGGTGGCACCGTCGACGGGGCGCTCGCGACCGTCAACTTCGGCTCCCGCACCGCCGAGGTGCTCGAGATGGCCGCGCGCGAGCTGCCGGGCCAGCCGCAGATGTGCATGGAGTTCTGGAACGGCTGGTTCGATCACTGGGGCGAGGAGCACCATGCCCGACCGGCCGACGACGCCGCCGGCGAGCTCGCCACCATGCTCGAGCGCGGCATGAGCGTGAACCTCTACATGGCCCACGGCGGCACCAACTTCGGCCTCACCGCCGGCGCCAACCACAACGGCTCGCTCCAGCCCACCACCACCAGCTACGACTACGACGCCCCGATCGCCGAGAACGGCGCGCTCACCGGGAAGTTCCGCGCGTTCCGCGAGGTCATCGCCGCACACCGCGACCTGCCCCCGCTCGAGGAGCACCTCGCACAGCTCGGCCTCGAGGCGGAGCCCGGAACCCTCCCCGCCGGGCCCGTCGAGATCGAGAAGGTCGTCTCCCTGCGCGACACGCCCCGCTTCACCCGCGACGCGCCCGTCCACCCCGTCCCGCCCGCCTTCGAGGACCTCGGGCTCGAGCGCGGACTGCTGCGGCTCTCCCGCGAGCTCGAGATCGCCCGCAGCAGCCGCGAGGACGGCCCCGCGATCGCCCCGCTGAAGCTCTACGACCTGCACGATCGCGCCTGGGTCTACGTCGACGGGCACTACGCGGGCGCGACCGGTCTCGACCCCGCCCAGGCCGGCGTCCCGCACGCCGAGCGCACCGACGCCACCGACCCCGCCGTCCTCGACCTCTCCCCGCTCGCGGACGTGCTCCTGCCGGACGGCGGTCACCGCACCGTGCGCGTCGAGATCCTCGTGGAGAACCTGGGCCGCACGAACTTCGGCCCCCGCCTCGGCGAGCGCAAGGGCATCCTCGGCGGTGTCTGGCACACGATCCGCTTCCACAACGACTGGCAGGCCGACCCCTGGCCGCTCGAGGAGATGGGGGAGGAGCTCGCCGGGCTCCTCGCCGGCGGCGCGCCGCTCGGGGCGGCTGGTGACAGCGTGGCCGACGGGGGCGCGGCCGACGGGGGCGTCCTCGACGACGCGCTGCCGGTCCTCGTCGGCGCCGCGTTCACCGCGGATGCTCCGGCGGACACCTACCTCGACGTCTCCGGCGCCGGCCACGGCGTCGCCTACGTCAACGGATTCTGCGTGGGCCGGTACTGGAACATCGGCCCCCAGCAGACGCTCTACGTCCCCGCGCCGCTCGTGCGGGAGGGTCGCAACGAGGTGCTGCTGCTGGATCTGGAGCGTCGGCCGACGGGGCTGGCGCTCGCCGAGGGGCATCGGTTCGGGCGCGCGGGCGCGGTTGCGGGTCCCGTGGGCGCGGTGACGGATGCTGCGGGCGCGGTGACGGATGAACGCGATGCCGGCGCGACCGCGACGGGCGGGCAGGCGTGA
- a CDS encoding serpin family protein encodes MTTDDARSRELRDAAASPARARPVLAHPAPARPAPARLTPRSPASVPRRTLLTASALVPLTAATLSACGLTGTGGAEPELRAELPRAEPGDPATAGELTIPFAARMLGALDRAPVNAVCSPLSAQVALTMLGMGAAGQTRTEMEEVLGGSMDELAEAANTLSQTLATVGDAEREAAEEVGGGELPEPPRASLVNGTWAQEGLEIQESFLEDLATWFGSGVFQADFTADGPREQAREEINGWVADSTEDLIQELLAEGVLRPNTRLVLVNALHLKAAWPEELTRQGGTFTPAGGGPISCEMLHGMTVGWYEDSLCTATRLATHGDQLSLALVRPERDLSSVLDEWSASADDPAAGLAALLTGLEDPSEQVQFAVPALDIGWDDSLKDLLVGLGMGSAFSDGADFSGVTGAPELAIDEVVQKAVLSLDEQGMEAAAATAVIARETSMPVIEHEITFDRPFLLVAYERATGAPLVAGWVGDPTQTR; translated from the coding sequence ATGACCACCGACGACGCCCGGTCCCGCGAGCTCCGCGACGCTGCCGCGAGCCCCGCGCGTGCGCGCCCCGTGCTCGCGCACCCCGCCCCTGCGCGTCCCGCCCCCGCGCGCCTCACGCCCCGGAGCCCCGCCTCCGTGCCCCGCCGCACCCTCCTCACCGCCTCCGCGCTCGTCCCCCTGACCGCCGCCACCCTCTCCGCCTGCGGCCTCACCGGCACGGGCGGGGCGGAGCCGGAGCTGCGCGCCGAGCTGCCCCGCGCCGAGCCCGGCGATCCCGCGACCGCCGGGGAGCTCACCATCCCCTTCGCCGCGCGGATGCTCGGGGCGCTGGACCGCGCGCCGGTCAACGCCGTCTGCTCGCCGCTGTCCGCGCAGGTGGCGCTGACCATGCTCGGCATGGGCGCCGCCGGGCAGACCCGCACAGAGATGGAGGAGGTGCTGGGCGGGTCGATGGACGAGCTCGCGGAGGCCGCGAACACCCTCTCCCAGACCCTCGCGACCGTCGGCGATGCCGAGAGGGAGGCGGCCGAGGAGGTCGGTGGCGGCGAGCTGCCCGAGCCCCCCCGCGCCTCGCTCGTGAACGGCACCTGGGCGCAGGAGGGGCTCGAGATCCAGGAGTCCTTCCTCGAGGACCTCGCCACCTGGTTCGGCAGCGGCGTCTTCCAGGCCGACTTCACCGCCGACGGTCCCCGCGAGCAGGCCCGCGAGGAGATCAACGGCTGGGTCGCCGACAGCACCGAGGACCTCATCCAGGAGCTGCTCGCCGAGGGGGTGCTGCGCCCCAACACCCGCCTCGTGCTGGTGAACGCCCTGCACCTGAAGGCGGCATGGCCGGAGGAGCTGACACGCCAGGGCGGCACCTTCACCCCCGCAGGCGGCGGACCGATCAGCTGCGAGATGCTGCACGGCATGACCGTCGGCTGGTACGAGGACTCCCTGTGCACGGCCACGCGCCTCGCGACCCACGGCGACCAGCTGTCCCTCGCGCTCGTACGGCCCGAACGGGATCTCAGCAGCGTGCTGGACGAGTGGTCCGCGTCGGCCGACGACCCCGCCGCCGGCCTCGCCGCCCTGCTCACCGGCCTCGAGGACCCCTCCGAGCAGGTCCAGTTCGCCGTGCCCGCCCTCGACATCGGCTGGGATGACTCGCTGAAGGACCTGCTGGTCGGCCTCGGCATGGGCTCCGCCTTCAGCGACGGCGCCGACTTCTCCGGTGTGACCGGCGCGCCTGAGCTCGCGATCGACGAGGTCGTCCAGAAGGCCGTGCTCAGCCTGGACGAGCAGGGCATGGAGGCCGCGGCCGCGACCGCCGTCATCGCGCGCGAGACCTCGATGCCGGTGATCGAGCACGAGATCACCTTCGACCGGCCGTTCCTGCTGGTCGCCTACGAGCGCGCGACGGGCGCGCCGCTGGTGGCCGGCTGGGTGGGGGACCCGACGCAGACCCGGTGA